A region of Halorussus limi DNA encodes the following proteins:
- a CDS encoding DUF1989 domain-containing protein, which yields METHRIPPKSGSAFAVNAGETFEVVTPESRQVADLVAFVRDDPAERFAQSYTRDCNGKLRISTGDALYTTAGEKLLTITEDDCGVHDIMFGPCTDWMLTDRPTSEGYQNEPGGCRENLSLALDAYGLDTSVPDTMNLFQHSTVTDQVYFDVRESPAEAGDAVTFRAERDAIVAVSACSAKGVASGTTLTPIDLRTPDGTVVDLASVHDDRP from the coding sequence GTGGAGACCCATCGAATCCCACCGAAGAGCGGGAGTGCGTTCGCGGTCAACGCCGGGGAGACGTTCGAGGTCGTCACGCCGGAATCGCGACAGGTCGCCGACCTCGTGGCGTTCGTCCGCGACGACCCCGCGGAGAGGTTCGCCCAGTCGTACACCCGCGACTGCAACGGCAAGCTCCGCATCTCGACCGGAGACGCGCTCTACACGACGGCGGGCGAGAAGTTGCTTACCATCACCGAAGACGACTGCGGCGTCCACGACATCATGTTCGGCCCCTGCACCGACTGGATGCTCACCGACCGCCCGACCAGCGAAGGGTATCAGAACGAACCCGGCGGCTGTCGGGAAAACCTCTCGCTAGCGCTCGACGCCTACGGCCTCGACACATCGGTCCCCGATACGATGAACCTCTTCCAGCACTCGACGGTCACCGATCAAGTGTATTTCGACGTGCGCGAGAGTCCCGCCGAGGCTGGCGACGCGGTGACGTTCCGAGCAGAGCGGGACGCGATAGTCGCGGTCTCGGCGTGTTCGGCGAAGGGCGTCGCCAGCGGAACCACGCTCACGCCCATCGACCTGCGAACCCCCGACGGAACCGTGGTCGACCTCGCTTCCGTCCACGACGACCGGCCGTAA
- a CDS encoding phosphatase PAP2 family protein produces the protein METITLTSMFWNGRSLGITEMLQAYREGPIVVFFALTTQLADVWFIFLLGGTLYVAGEEMPRLGIDRRRGLFVLALALTYVALIGVLKNIFVLPRPPGAAEPPEIAWIPSVIEPIFHSTATAYGPGFPSGHALGSTMVWGGLALVLNWGSYRTRLSIAGAVVALVSFSRLALGVHYLVDIVVGAAIGVVVLWVLYRLADNGVDPGRVLLVAVVIGVVGLLLGVTFDSVTAVGGAVGGWLVWRGIADSTPAHPTNRQEVVTGFLVLGVTAAVFGVIYALEPPLVVTFVGAATAAGGAVGAPLLGERIV, from the coding sequence GTGGAGACGATAACTCTCACATCGATGTTTTGGAACGGGCGAAGTCTCGGAATCACGGAGATGCTTCAAGCGTACCGAGAGGGACCGATAGTGGTCTTCTTCGCGTTGACTACCCAACTGGCCGATGTCTGGTTCATCTTTCTCCTTGGCGGGACCCTCTACGTCGCCGGAGAGGAGATGCCCCGATTGGGAATCGATCGGCGACGGGGGCTGTTCGTGCTCGCGCTCGCCCTCACGTACGTCGCCCTCATCGGTGTCCTCAAAAACATCTTCGTGCTTCCCCGTCCCCCGGGCGCCGCTGAACCGCCTGAAATCGCATGGATTCCGTCCGTAATCGAACCAATATTCCACAGCACGGCGACTGCCTACGGACCGGGATTCCCGAGCGGTCATGCACTCGGGAGCACGATGGTTTGGGGCGGACTGGCCCTCGTGCTTAACTGGGGGTCATACCGCACACGACTGAGCATCGCTGGAGCCGTCGTTGCGCTTGTATCCTTCTCACGACTCGCACTCGGCGTTCACTATTTGGTCGACATCGTCGTCGGCGCTGCGATCGGTGTGGTCGTACTCTGGGTTCTCTACCGACTGGCCGACAACGGTGTTGATCCCGGAAGGGTTCTCCTCGTGGCGGTCGTAATTGGTGTAGTCGGGCTGCTTCTCGGAGTTACGTTTGACAGTGTGACAGCGGTCGGCGGTGCGGTCGGCGGATGGCTGGTCTGGCGCGGCATCGCCGATTCGACGCCAGCACATCCTACCAATCGCCAAGAAGTGGTCACCGGATTTCTCGTTCTCGGAGTGACAGCTGCCGTCTTCGGCGTGATCTATGCGCTGGAGCCTCCCCTCGTAGTGACGTTCGTCGGCGCAGCAACTGCCGCCGGGGGCGCCGTCGGTGCGCCGCTTCTCGGCGAGCGGATAGTCTAA
- a CDS encoding winged helix DNA-binding protein, translating into MNVLIKISGKRGDGLNDGLGEYHGRSRREELHRELEALGQTNTEDGQFSPCLNELVERGLVTKTDHPDDARGFTCDLTDEGKTVLTQLFVGNAISLDIDFPESYLPAEPPRPGRRGVRITGWSDPNTTREGRISSLN; encoded by the coding sequence ATGAATGTTTTGATTAAGATTAGCGGCAAGCGAGGTGATGGACTAAACGACGGCCTGGGAGAGTACCACGGTCGGTCGAGGCGAGAGGAACTGCATCGAGAATTAGAAGCGCTCGGCCAGACTAACACCGAGGACGGCCAATTCTCCCCCTGCCTCAATGAGCTAGTCGAGCGAGGCCTCGTTACCAAGACTGACCACCCGGACGACGCACGCGGGTTTACGTGCGACCTCACTGACGAGGGCAAAACCGTACTCACGCAGTTGTTCGTGGGGAACGCCATCTCGCTCGACATCGACTTTCCCGAGTCCTACTTGCCTGCCGAGCCGCCGCGCCCCGGAAGACGAGGTGTCCGGATAACGGGGTGGTCGGACCCAAACACGACCCGAGAGGGACGTATCTCTAGCCTAAACTAG
- a CDS encoding DUF7504 family protein, which translates to MKLTRGSCRLFRGGGEETARVFAQRLEELKQTGCSILVTGTVDSAGFAEQLSLSLGNQTCKQVLVSPYQLSTPGQLLPAGISPAMDSVRVVTGEQARSTASAGRAGSADDLATLREAVLDAITDLSDEFELADNDLRVGVQSLGQFSDWADGRGVRRFVQAVSKYVGLVNGTLYCQLRGDSTRASELLDVGLFDAHIELRSQQECVEQRWHLPDEEITTKWVSL; encoded by the coding sequence ATGAAACTAACCCGTGGTAGCTGCCGGTTGTTTCGTGGGGGTGGTGAGGAAACTGCGCGAGTGTTTGCACAGCGTCTTGAGGAATTGAAGCAGACAGGGTGCAGTATTCTTGTCACGGGGACAGTGGACTCAGCGGGGTTTGCCGAACAGTTGTCGCTGTCGCTCGGAAATCAGACGTGCAAGCAGGTGTTGGTGTCGCCGTATCAGCTGTCAACTCCCGGCCAACTGCTGCCTGCAGGTATCTCGCCAGCTATGGACTCGGTTCGCGTGGTAACCGGCGAGCAAGCGCGGAGTACTGCATCGGCAGGACGTGCTGGTAGTGCGGACGACCTCGCGACGCTACGGGAGGCTGTTCTCGACGCGATCACCGACTTAAGTGACGAGTTCGAGTTAGCGGATAACGATCTTCGTGTTGGGGTGCAATCGCTCGGCCAGTTTAGTGACTGGGCGGATGGGCGTGGTGTGCGGCGGTTTGTGCAGGCGGTCTCGAAGTACGTCGGGCTTGTGAATGGGACGTTGTACTGTCAGCTCCGAGGTGACAGCACGCGCGCCAGTGAACTGCTTGATGTCGGACTGTTCGATGCACATATCGAGTTGCGGTCACAGCAAGAGTGTGTCGAGCAACGGTGGCACCTTCCCGATGAGGAGATTACGACGAAGTGGGTGTCGTTGTAG
- a CDS encoding MFS transporter — MAQEQAEAAGPIDAFRQFFALQRDVLVLSLAMFAFSLGFQMTSRFLPEYIVSLGASGFVVGLFGTVGNIISAVYPYPGGAVSDRIGSRYALTVFGLLSTLGFAFWLLAPNIGTIAIASITIEPWIWIFVGLLLAQAWKSFGLGASFAVVKQATDPSQLASGFASTETFRRTAFLIGPVLAAVLIGFHPEFTVSFQYVLGVAVIFGALGTIVQHILYDASSDTIGDSFEGIDQIRQDLRDMPDELRPLLVGDTLVRFANGMVYVFFVLVVTQFLQIGFETSLSLGGLTYGIDLSPEAFFGYLLGVEMLVALLVMAPAAKVAEYVGLKPVVALGFAVYAIFPILLINVPASSLVLILVFAFSGLRFAGLPSHKALIVGPAEQGAGGRVTGAYYLLRNTIVIPSAALGGYLWEFVSPEIAFTIATVIGGIGTVYFLLFGEDFEAYR, encoded by the coding sequence ATGGCGCAGGAACAGGCAGAGGCGGCAGGACCAATTGATGCGTTCCGGCAGTTTTTCGCACTTCAGCGGGACGTGTTGGTACTCTCGCTGGCGATGTTCGCATTTAGCTTGGGCTTTCAGATGACCAGCCGGTTTCTCCCTGAGTACATTGTCTCTCTGGGTGCGTCCGGGTTCGTCGTCGGACTGTTCGGAACCGTCGGTAACATTATCTCTGCGGTTTATCCCTATCCCGGCGGCGCAGTGTCAGACCGCATCGGCTCACGGTACGCGCTCACCGTCTTCGGACTCCTCTCGACGCTCGGATTCGCCTTCTGGTTACTCGCACCGAACATCGGAACAATAGCGATTGCCAGCATCACAATCGAACCCTGGATTTGGATTTTCGTCGGCCTCCTCCTCGCGCAGGCGTGGAAATCGTTCGGCCTCGGTGCCTCCTTCGCCGTCGTCAAACAGGCCACCGACCCCTCGCAGTTGGCGTCGGGATTCGCGAGCACGGAAACGTTCCGACGGACGGCGTTCCTGATCGGTCCTGTGCTGGCGGCGGTCCTCATCGGCTTCCACCCCGAGTTCACCGTCAGCTTCCAGTACGTCCTCGGGGTGGCAGTCATCTTTGGAGCACTCGGAACGATCGTCCAGCATATCCTCTACGACGCCAGTTCCGATACCATTGGTGACTCCTTCGAAGGTATCGACCAGATTCGGCAGGACCTACGAGATATGCCGGATGAACTCCGGCCACTCCTCGTTGGCGACACGCTCGTTCGATTCGCTAACGGAATGGTCTACGTGTTCTTCGTCCTCGTCGTCACTCAGTTCCTCCAAATCGGCTTCGAGACCTCCCTCTCACTTGGCGGACTCACCTACGGCATCGACCTCTCGCCGGAGGCGTTCTTCGGGTATCTGCTTGGCGTGGAGATGCTCGTCGCACTTCTCGTGATGGCTCCAGCAGCCAAGGTAGCCGAGTACGTGGGGCTCAAACCTGTCGTCGCACTCGGGTTCGCAGTCTACGCTATCTTCCCGATCCTGTTGATAAACGTCCCTGCGAGCTCACTCGTATTGATTCTCGTGTTCGCGTTCTCCGGACTCCGGTTTGCAGGGTTACCCTCTCATAAGGCACTGATTGTCGGACCCGCCGAACAGGGCGCCGGAGGACGAGTGACAGGGGCGTACTATCTGCTCCGGAATACAATCGTCATCCCGAGTGCAGCGCTGGGCGGGTATCTGTGGGAGTTCGTCAGCCCGGAGATCGCGTTCACCATTGCCACTGTGATCGGCGGAATTGGCACCGTCTACTTCCTGCTATTCGGTGAGGACTTCGAGGCGTACCGGTAA
- a CDS encoding winged helix-turn-helix domain-containing protein yields the protein MTGDAGPLTKTYGHPARLRIVETALAHPDQAFNVRELATESDLDESTVHQHKDFLVDLGILDRVSLGRIDGYQLADSGLARVGQEWRDLHHDRLNALENDTETAIEDFYGIAES from the coding sequence ATGACTGGTGACGCTGGCCCGCTAACGAAGACCTACGGCCATCCAGCACGACTTAGAATCGTCGAGACGGCGCTAGCCCATCCCGACCAAGCTTTCAACGTCCGCGAACTCGCCACTGAGTCCGACCTCGACGAGTCAACCGTCCATCAACACAAAGACTTCCTCGTTGATCTCGGCATCCTCGACCGCGTGTCCCTCGGCCGCATCGACGGCTACCAGCTAGCTGACTCGGGGCTTGCTCGGGTCGGTCAAGAATGGCGAGACCTCCATCACGATCGACTCAACGCCCTCGAAAACGACACCGAAACCGCCATCGAGGACTTCTACGGCATCGCAGAATCATAA
- a CDS encoding DUF7504 family protein, translating into MVSQEADTGLSDTNRETFVRELQELKEYGSSLLVVGDVPDAAAVKACHWMLGDETVQDRRRLFVSTSPDLPDISERLSTSPDRLHPETTKLVTWTAKSRSATTASPVRPPQLPYEGVDPSHVESDKLAELGIAISREIEAFEEIAGELSPSELRVCFDSLTALSAEYDQQKVLQFLHILIGRIQSVRGMAHFHFPVEYDSKHVKQFAPLFDATVELQIADGQPEQRWHLREADITSGWLTPPGS; encoded by the coding sequence ATGGTGTCTCAGGAAGCTGATACTGGACTTTCGGACACCAACCGGGAGACGTTCGTCAGAGAACTTCAGGAACTGAAGGAATACGGTTCGTCTCTCCTCGTCGTTGGCGACGTTCCCGACGCGGCGGCGGTGAAAGCCTGTCACTGGATGCTCGGTGATGAGACGGTACAGGACCGGCGTCGGCTCTTCGTCTCGACGTCTCCGGACTTACCGGATATCAGTGAACGACTCTCCACCTCACCCGACCGATTACACCCTGAGACCACCAAACTCGTCACGTGGACAGCTAAATCACGGAGTGCCACCACGGCCTCGCCAGTTCGGCCTCCGCAACTACCGTACGAAGGGGTTGACCCGAGTCACGTCGAGAGTGACAAACTCGCAGAACTCGGCATCGCTATCTCCCGAGAGATTGAGGCGTTCGAGGAGATTGCTGGCGAGCTTTCCCCCTCGGAACTTCGTGTCTGCTTCGACTCTCTCACGGCACTGTCAGCGGAGTACGACCAGCAGAAAGTCCTTCAGTTTCTTCACATCCTGATTGGCCGCATTCAGAGCGTCCGGGGGATGGCGCACTTCCACTTCCCGGTCGAATACGACTCGAAGCACGTCAAGCAGTTCGCTCCCCTCTTCGACGCGACGGTCGAACTCCAAATCGCGGACGGTCAGCCAGAACAGCGGTGGCATCTTCGTGAAGCAGATATTACGTCTGGATGGCTTACTCCGCCCGGCTCGTAG
- a CDS encoding IS6 family transposase, translating to MQAANLLKETLDTATLECWQRERTANALTGVAVRLHAAGCSLRETAAILGLLGVERTHGAVWNWVHRLADSVGDPPSATPTRVAVDETAVRINGEWSWVYAAIDLDTKVLLDVALFGRRGTDPAAAFLHGLTQKHDCSQAVFLVDGFGYLTALPRLGLSGRLDYTDRNQIEKWFHTLKMRIDRFHASWVGSRRSVRQWLASFVHYYNFQRPHQALDERTPAEEEN from the coding sequence ATGCAAGCCGCAAACCTGCTCAAAGAGACGTTAGATACGGCTACTCTTGAATGTTGGCAGCGGGAGCGGACGGCGAACGCCCTGACGGGCGTCGCCGTCCGTCTCCACGCTGCTGGCTGTTCGCTCAGAGAAACAGCAGCAATTCTTGGACTTCTCGGCGTTGAACGGACGCATGGAGCGGTTTGGAACTGGGTACATCGGCTGGCTGACAGCGTTGGCGACCCGCCGTCGGCGACGCCGACGCGGGTCGCGGTCGACGAGACCGCTGTCCGGATTAACGGCGAGTGGTCTTGGGTGTACGCTGCAATTGACCTCGACACGAAGGTGCTGCTCGATGTTGCCTTGTTTGGACGACGAGGCACCGATCCGGCGGCTGCGTTCCTCCACGGCCTCACCCAGAAACACGACTGTTCACAGGCTGTGTTTCTAGTTGATGGCTTTGGCTATCTGACTGCCCTCCCTCGATTAGGATTGAGCGGTCGGCTCGACTACACCGACCGAAACCAGATCGAAAAGTGGTTTCATACCCTCAAAATGCGGATCGACCGCTTCCATGCGTCGTGGGTGGGCAGTCGGCGGAGCGTCCGCCAGTGGCTTGCGTCGTTCGTCCATTACTATAATTTCCAGCGACCGCACCAAGCACTCGATGAACGCACGCCAGCTGAAGAGGAAAACTAG
- a CDS encoding arylsulfotransferase family protein: MDSNSWLGAEGDGPRGRAELVAYGSNGSILYYNDTHTRYWDVDPVSGTRATVEAAYADHIKGKNCPTAGKWNYTKYGVSEERWNEYYAHHKEANACTQNGVERVNLTTGEVTPIWSQKTPGKEATRYHDIDRINQSHFVVADIYLDRIFIVNQTSGETVWMWNASNTFNASKTGGPFPDDWTHINDVELVNDGEQIMVSVRNNDRVAFIDRDTGRINESWTLGEEDNYEILNEQHNPDYIPRENGGPAVLVADSENNRVVEYQRRNGEWEQTWTWQGARLQWVRDADRLPNGHTLISDSNGNRVFEVNKQGEIVWSTHVGFPYEAERLGTGDESTGGPSAVRANLDSRTGGLADQFWIGVKDVLPGKYLNGLMYITPIWLGVSQLFALLIAAITGIGWAILELKWRR; the protein is encoded by the coding sequence ATGGACTCAAACTCGTGGCTCGGTGCCGAAGGCGATGGTCCCCGGGGACGTGCCGAACTCGTCGCGTACGGGTCGAATGGCAGTATCCTCTACTACAACGATACCCACACCCGGTACTGGGACGTCGACCCCGTCTCCGGGACAAGAGCAACAGTTGAGGCTGCATACGCAGACCACATTAAGGGAAAGAACTGTCCGACTGCCGGAAAGTGGAACTACACCAAGTATGGCGTGAGCGAGGAGAGATGGAACGAGTACTACGCTCACCACAAGGAGGCGAACGCCTGCACACAGAATGGCGTCGAACGAGTCAACCTCACCACCGGTGAAGTCACGCCAATTTGGTCGCAGAAGACTCCCGGTAAAGAAGCAACTCGGTATCACGACATCGACCGAATCAATCAGTCGCACTTCGTTGTCGCTGACATCTATCTGGACCGTATCTTCATCGTCAACCAGACGAGCGGAGAAACCGTCTGGATGTGGAACGCGTCCAATACGTTCAACGCGAGCAAAACAGGTGGTCCGTTCCCCGATGACTGGACACACATCAACGACGTCGAACTCGTGAACGACGGGGAGCAGATCATGGTTAGCGTCCGGAACAACGACCGTGTCGCCTTCATCGACCGCGATACGGGACGGATCAACGAGAGTTGGACGCTCGGCGAGGAGGACAACTACGAAATACTCAATGAGCAACACAACCCGGACTACATTCCCAGAGAAAACGGCGGCCCCGCTGTCTTAGTTGCCGATTCGGAGAACAACCGAGTCGTCGAGTATCAGCGACGGAATGGAGAGTGGGAACAGACGTGGACATGGCAGGGCGCACGGTTACAGTGGGTCCGCGATGCCGACCGCCTGCCGAACGGTCACACCCTAATATCCGACTCGAACGGCAACCGCGTCTTCGAGGTGAACAAGCAGGGCGAGATAGTCTGGAGCACGCATGTGGGGTTCCCGTACGAAGCTGAACGGCTCGGTACGGGCGACGAGAGCACCGGCGGACCGAGTGCGGTACGGGCGAACCTTGACTCCCGCACCGGCGGACTCGCCGACCAGTTCTGGATCGGCGTCAAGGACGTGCTTCCAGGGAAGTACCTGAACGGACTGATGTACATCACCCCGATCTGGTTGGGTGTCAGTCAGTTATTTGCCCTCCTAATAGCAGCCATAACGGGTATCGGGTGGGCGATACTGGAACTCAAGTGGAGACGATAA
- a CDS encoding YqcI/YcgG family protein yields MSSLQTKSQIESAIDDGLAEWKTRRYRAFHETMTDEEMPYPCYFAVDAHQEGDLRYLFAPAATTEAGKETVADGLADYLDEAPDIADVTALAIFFEPQEEEHSVAEYRDEVWELLAYLHRHDPEPWPEDVPSDPTDTRWEFCYAGEPMFVVARTPAYERRHSRYTPHGLELTVQPRWVFDGLGGDTEAGQRARRIIREQLADYDDVPRHPDIGDYGDPDVHEWEQYVLPDSNDERFDEFPVSDWTA; encoded by the coding sequence GTGAGCAGTCTCCAGACGAAATCTCAGATCGAGTCCGCCATCGACGACGGACTCGCGGAGTGGAAGACCCGACGCTACCGCGCGTTTCACGAGACGATGACCGACGAGGAGATGCCGTATCCCTGCTACTTCGCGGTCGACGCCCACCAAGAAGGCGACCTCCGGTACCTGTTCGCGCCCGCCGCGACCACGGAGGCCGGGAAGGAAACGGTTGCCGACGGACTCGCAGACTACCTCGACGAAGCGCCGGACATCGCCGACGTCACCGCGCTGGCCATCTTTTTCGAACCGCAGGAGGAAGAGCACTCGGTCGCGGAGTACCGAGACGAGGTTTGGGAGCTTCTCGCGTACCTCCACCGTCACGACCCGGAGCCGTGGCCCGAGGACGTACCGAGCGACCCCACCGACACCAGATGGGAGTTCTGTTACGCTGGCGAACCGATGTTCGTGGTGGCCCGCACGCCGGCCTACGAGCGGCGTCACAGCAGGTACACGCCCCACGGTCTCGAACTCACGGTGCAGCCGAGGTGGGTGTTCGACGGACTCGGGGGTGACACCGAGGCGGGTCAACGCGCCCGCCGAATCATCCGCGAGCAACTCGCCGACTACGACGACGTTCCTCGACACCCGGACATCGGCGACTACGGCGACCCGGACGTCCACGAGTGGGAGCAGTACGTGCTTCCGGACTCGAACGACGAGCGGTTTGACGAATTTCCCGTCTCCGACTGGACCGCCTGA